Part of the Candidatus Methylomirabilis tolerans genome is shown below.
AAGGCGAAGAGACATTTATCCAACGCGCCAGGCTCATCAAACGGTATGGGGCTGCGGTCGTGGTCATGGCGTTTGATGAGCGTGGCCAAGCCGATACGCTGGAGCGTAAGACCGAGATCTGCGCCCGCGCATACCGGATCCTGACCGGGACGGTCGGGATGCCGCCGCAGGACATCATCTTCGATCCGAACATTCTGACGGTGGCGACCGGGCTCGAGGAGCATAACCGCTATGCGGTCGACTTCATCGAGGCGACCCGTTGGATCAAAGCCAACCTGCCGTACTGCAAGGTCAGTGGCGGCGTCAGTAATGTGTCGTTCTCGTTTCGCGGGAACAACGCCGTTCGTGAGGCGATGCACTCGGCGTTCCTGTACCATGCTCTTCAGGCTGGCCTGGATATGGGAATTGTCAACGCCGGACAATTGACAGTTTATGCTGATATTCCTAAGACGTTACTTGAAGTAGTTGAGGATGTGCTACTGAACCGCCGTCCCGATGCGACCGACCGGCTGGTCGAGTTTGCCAAGACCATGAAAGCGCAGGAACGAGCGGCCGTGAAGGATGAAGCCTGGCGACAGGGATCGGTTGAGGAACGGCTTACGCATGCGCTGGTCAAGGGGATCACCGACTATATTGAGTCGGATGTGGAAGAGGCGCGGCAGCGGTACGACAGGCCGCTTCAGGTCATTGAGGGTCCGTTAATGGCCGGCATGAACCTCGTCGGGGAGCTGTTCGGCTCCGGGAAGATGTTTCTGCCGCAGGTAGTCAAAACCGCCCGCGTTATGAAGAAGGCAGTGGCCTACCTTCTCCCCTTTATTGAAGTCGAGCGGCTGACATCCGACCGTAAGCGCACGCAGCGGAAGGTCCTGATGGCGACCGTAAAGGGAGACGTACACGACATTGGCAAGAATATTGTCGGGGTCGTGCTCGGATGTAATGACTATGAGGTCATCGATCTGGGGGTGATGGCGCCGTGCGACACGATCCTCAAGACCGCCCGAGAACAGCAGGTGGACATGATCGGACTGAGCGGGCTGATTACGCCGTCGCTTAACGAAATGATGCACGTCGCGCGGGAGATGATGCGGGAAGGGCTGAAGATTCCGCTCCTCATCGGCGGTGCCACCACCAGCCGAACCCACACGGCTGTCAAGATCGCCCCGCTGTATGACCAGTCGGTGGTCCACGTCGCGGATGCCTCGCGGGCTGTCGTGGTTGCCGGCCATCTCTCAAGCCGGGACCAGCGATCGGCGTTCATCGAAAATAATCGACTGGACCAGGAGCGGGTGCGGCAGGCGTATGAGGACCGCGAACCGAGAACGCTGCTGACGCTGACCCAGGCGCGCGACCGGAGACTCTCTCTCGATTGGAAGGCAGCGGACATCCAGACGCCGTCATTCATCGGCATCCGCATGCTGGACGAGTTTCCACTCGACCAGATTGTACCGTATATCGATTGGACCCCGTTCTTTCATGCGTGGGAGATGCGGGGCCGGTACCCTGAGATCTTGCAGAAGCCCAAGGCCAGGGAGTTGTTCGAGGACGGCCAACACCTGCTGGAGCAGATCGTCCGTGATCGGCGTCTTATCGCCAGGGCGGTCTATGGGTTCTTCCCGGCGAACAGTGTGGACGACGATATCGAACTCTATACCGACGATTCGCGGTCGCAGGTGCTGGCAACATTTCATACGCTTCGCCAGCAACTGCCTAAAGCCGAGGGGCAATGTAACCTGGCGCTGGCCGATTTTATCGCGCCCAGATCAACCGGACGTCCGGACTATCTCGGCGCGTTTGCCGTGACAACCGGCCATGGCCTCGATGCCCTCTGCGCGCAATATGAAGCCTCCCATGATGACTATACCTCTATTCTGGCCAAATCGTTAGCCGATCGCCTGGCGGAGGCCTTCGCGGAATGCCTGCATCGCCGAGTTCGAGCAGAGTGGGGGTATGGAGTCGGAGAACAGCTTACCAATGAGGATCTGATTCGAGAAAGGTATCGGGGAATCCGTCCCGCTCCCGGCTATCCAGCCTGTCCGGATCACTCCGAGAAACGCACGCTCTTCGATCTTCTACGAGTGGAGCGCAACGCCGGTATTCGCCTGACGGATAGTTGTGCGATGGTTCCGACCAGCTCGGTGAGCGGGCTTTACTTTGCCCACCGCGAGGCGACCTATTTTGCGGTCGGAAAGATCGAACGGGACCAGGTGTCGGACTACGCGCGGCGCAAACGGATGGATGTGCGGACGGTGGAGCGGTGGCTGTCACCGAATCTGAATTATAATGCGGATGCGTAACGCAGGGGTTTAGGCTGAAGGTCGATAGCAACTGAAGAATTAAGAAAGACAATAGGCAGGAAGGAAATCTTCCTGCCTATTGTCTTCATTCGTTGAGTAGAGAGGCGTTCTTACTTTACCGCTTTGAGATGTTCGAGTGCCCCTGCAGCGGCCTTGCCGGCGACATCGGCGTGTCCAGCCTTGCCGTGCTCAACGGCCTCCTTCAATCCTTTGATGGCCGCTTCCTTATGGGGGTCGGCCTTCTCCTTCTGAGCGGCCTCGGCATGTTGTAGGGCCGCTGTCGCGTGTGTCGCTGCTACATCGGCATGTCCCGCTTTGCCGTGCTCGACGGCTGCCTGGGTGTGCTCGGTCGCCTCAGTCATATGAGACTTTGCCGCCCAGGATATACCGCTGCCCACCAACGTCACCATTCCCAGAACCAATGCTGCTGCTGCCAACCTCCGCCTCATCCTTCCGTCCTCCTCGTGATAGGTTGCCCACTCCCTTCCCGACGCGCATTCCTTCCCTCGAACGTCCTGCAACCACCCGGTTACAGGAGTAGGGCAACTCTACCATGGAGGTTTTTCAAGTGTCAATGTACATGTTCGCCGCCACCACCGCCGCCACTGCTTGGCAAGTCGCCGTCAAGGGGGGGCAAATACATGTCGATATCGGCTGCTGTGGGATAGAGCTCGAGTGTCTGTCCTGTTCCCCCACAGGATGGCGGCAGCGGATTAGTGGTAAGGTTCCTGACAATGGTCAGAGACGCGACATAGCCTGGGGCAACAATCGTCTCAGTCGGAAACATGGATGTGGGCGCCTTCATCCACGCATAGATCCTGTGAAGGTCTTTCTTTTTAAGTCTGTCTCGTTTCCACACGTGATCTTCCTGATGTTTCGAATCCGCCGAGCAGTACTGGACGACCGGGATATCCACGGTAATCTTGTTGTAACACGTGTCAGGTCGAAATTTTGGGAAACTGACGCTGACGTCCGCATACCCCACGAAGTTGTCCGGAATATACCCCCAACGCCAATGAATGGCCCGAACGTCCGTTGTCTTCACGCCGTGATTATAGTAGGTCGGGACATTGCCCTTGATCGGTACGATCTCCTTCCAGTCGTAATCCACCAGAGGCTTGATTCCGAACAGTGCGTTGCCCTCGTAGTTTGTCGTCCCGTCGGTGGTATAGGCGATGCCGCCAAGATCCGGGTCGAGGCCGTTGGGGAAAAGCGCCGTGACCATCCGGGTCGTATACGACTCCTCCGACATGGTACATCCGTGGCCTATGTTAATACTCAGGACAGCGCTCGTTCCTTCTTGATAGTTCCTGCCGCTATAGGCATCAA
Proteins encoded:
- a CDS encoding metal-binding protein SmbP, which gives rise to MRRRLAAAALVLGMVTLVGSGISWAAKSHMTEATEHTQAAVEHGKAGHADVAATHATAALQHAEAAQKEKADPHKEAAIKGLKEAVEHGKAGHADVAGKAAAGALEHLKAVK
- the metH gene encoding methionine synthase, with translation MTDTFGRFAELEQILRHRIVILDGAMGTMIQMHNLTEADFRGQKFADHPCDLKGCNDLLSITQPAIIEAIHCQYLDAGADIIETNTFNSTSISMADYRLESLAYDLNLSGARAARSAVESTMAKDPNHPRFVAGSIGPTNRAASMPSDIHNPAFRAVTFDRLVTAYTEQVRGLLDGGVDLLLVETVFDTLNCKAALFAIDQYFEEAGRRVPIMVSVTIADRSGRTLSGQTVEAFWNSIAHMPLFSVGINCAFGAKQMRPYLEELAQIAPVFLSCYPNAGLPNAFGGFDETPAIMAADLGDFAKSGWLNIVGGCCGSTPDHIRAIAKAVREYQPRIPPHPQPHTRVSGLEPLTICPDVGFVNIGERTNIAGSAAFAKLIRSGEYEAAASIARQQVEGGAQVIDVNMDEAMLDAKAAMIQFLNLVACEPDIARVPVMIDSSDWSVIEAGLKCVQGKPVVNSISLKEGEETFIQRARLIKRYGAAVVVMAFDERGQADTLERKTEICARAYRILTGTVGMPPQDIIFDPNILTVATGLEEHNRYAVDFIEATRWIKANLPYCKVSGGVSNVSFSFRGNNAVREAMHSAFLYHALQAGLDMGIVNAGQLTVYADIPKTLLEVVEDVLLNRRPDATDRLVEFAKTMKAQERAAVKDEAWRQGSVEERLTHALVKGITDYIESDVEEARQRYDRPLQVIEGPLMAGMNLVGELFGSGKMFLPQVVKTARVMKKAVAYLLPFIEVERLTSDRKRTQRKVLMATVKGDVHDIGKNIVGVVLGCNDYEVIDLGVMAPCDTILKTAREQQVDMIGLSGLITPSLNEMMHVAREMMREGLKIPLLIGGATTSRTHTAVKIAPLYDQSVVHVADASRAVVVAGHLSSRDQRSAFIENNRLDQERVRQAYEDREPRTLLTLTQARDRRLSLDWKAADIQTPSFIGIRMLDEFPLDQIVPYIDWTPFFHAWEMRGRYPEILQKPKARELFEDGQHLLEQIVRDRRLIARAVYGFFPANSVDDDIELYTDDSRSQVLATFHTLRQQLPKAEGQCNLALADFIAPRSTGRPDYLGAFAVTTGHGLDALCAQYEASHDDYTSILAKSLADRLAEAFAECLHRRVRAEWGYGVGEQLTNEDLIRERYRGIRPAPGYPACPDHSEKRTLFDLLRVERNAGIRLTDSCAMVPTSSVSGLYFAHREATYFAVGKIERDQVSDYARRKRMDVRTVERWLSPNLNYNADA